AACTATAAAAACTATAGTTGCTTAATAATTAATATTCTAAATAGGAACTGCCTTAATAAACATCCAATAATTTTCAAATTGTAAGATCAATTTGGAAATTATGTTTATGAGAGAGGTTGCGGGATATTTGAAAAATAATAAAAGCGTTTACTAATATCTAAGTTGTTATGAGAATAAAATTATATTTGGTTAAAATATAATTTCAGATATTAGCCAAATAGTTCAGCTATTAATAGGATTTAAATAGTAATAATTAAATTGTGAAAGAAACTATTGATTTTCTTATTGACACTGTTGAATCAAGGCAAGTCCTTGATTCAAGAGGTAATCCAACTGTAGAAGCAGAAGTCTTTTTGGAATGTGGTGCGAGTGGTAGAGCAATTGTTCCCAGCGGAGCCAGCACTGGTGCTCATGAGGCACATGAATTAAGGGATGGTGGTTCAAAATATATGGGGAAAGGCGTTTTGAATGCTGTTAATAAAATTCATGAAACAATATCCCCGGCTTTATGCGGTTTGTCAGCTTTAGATCAAACTGCAGTAGATACATTAATGATTGAAATTGATGGAACTCCTAATAAGTCTAACCTTGGAGCAAATTCAATCCTTGCAGTAAGTCTTGCAACTGCCAGAGCATCAGCAAATGCTCTAGACATTCCCTTATATAGGTATCTTGGAGATCCATTATCCAATCTTCTTCCAGTCCCATTAATGAATGTAATAAATGGTGGTGCTCATGCACCAAATAGTCTTGATTTTCAGGAATTTATGCTTGTCCCACATGGAGTTAATAATTTCAGTGAATCATTAAGAATGGGTACTGAAATTTTTCACTCATTAAAATCATTACTTGACCAAAAAGGTCTATCTACTGCTGTAGGCGATGAGGGTGGATTTGCACCTAATTTGTCATCAAGCGAAGAAGCAGGGGACTTATTATTAGAAGCAATTCAAAAAGCGGGATTTAAGCCTGGTGAGCAGGTATCTTTAGCTTTAGATGCTGCTAGCACTGAATTTTATAGTGATGGTATTTATAAATATGAAGGTAAAAGTTTAAATAGTTCTGAAATGATTTCATATCTTTCAAGATTAGTTTCTAACTACCCAATAGTTTCAATAGAGGACGGTTTAGCTGAGGATGATTGGGAGGGTTGGTCAGAATTAAACAAAGAATTAGGAAATAAAGTTCAGCTTGTAGGTGATGATTTATTCGTTACTAATACAGAAAGATTAAGGAAAGGGATTATGGAAAAATCTGCCAATTCAATCCTAATAAAGGTAAATCAAATTGGAACATTAACTGAAACTTTGGAAGCTATTGAGTTAGCTAAAATGTCCGGTTTCACAAGTGTTATAAGTCATAGAAGTGGTGAGACTGAAGATACAACAATTGCAGATTTATCTGTCGCTACAAGATCGGGTCAGATCAAGACAGGCTCTTTGAGCAGAAGTGAAAGGATTGCAAAATACAATAGGCTTTTAAGAATTGAGGAGGAATTGGGAAATCAAGCAAGATTCGCTGGAGCTTTAGGTTTAGGCCCCAAAAATATATAGTTTTTTAGCGCTTAAGTTTTTCTAAACGTGAGCCTTTTCTCATACTTAATTGGCACTTTATCCAATCAATACTTATTGGTAGTGCAAAAAAAAGTGGCAACAATGCAAGATTATTTTGTTTATTGGTTACAAGTAAAGCAGATGCAATTGATAAACTTCCTATAAGAATTGAATGCCCTAAAGTTTTTTGTGCAGTAAACATTTTTTTGAATTGCCTATCAGACTCTCCCATTCTTATTTGCAATTGTAAATCGCCCTGCTCCAATCTTTCTAAACTCTCATCTATTCTTTTTGGAATGCCAACAGCTTTCGATCCTAGTTCGCCTACTTGCCTTCCAAATTGGTTAATTAAATCGTTGGGAGTTTGATTATTTGAAGTCATAAGTTCTATTAAATAAGGCTTGGTAACTGATACAAGGTTAAACCCTGGATCAAGCATTCTACCAACTCCTTCAAAAGTTGATAAAGCTCGCATCACAAAGATTAAATCTACTGGTAGTTGAAATGGTGTTTCATAGACAAGTTCGTATAAATCTCCAGATAATTTTTCAATAATATTTGAACTAAATGGTGGAGTTAAGGCTTCTTTAAGCATTAATCTGACTAATCTTCTGACTGGTCCTACATCAATATCTTTTGAAATTAGCCCAGCTAGTTGTAATTGACTGACAAGTGATGAGGCGTCTCTTAAAGCAGCAGCCTTAACCATCCCCCCTAATCTTGTTTGAAGATTATTTGAGATATTGCCCATCATTCCAAAATCATAAAAAATCAATTTACCTTCATTTGAAACTGCTAGATTCCCTGGATGAGGGTCGGCATGAAAAAAACCGTAATTTACTAATTGTTTTAAATAACTGATGGCGCCTATTTCTGCGATTTTAGGCAAATCAATTTCTTGTGATTGTAATTTTTCTAAATCACTTATTTTTGTCCCTTCTAGATAACTTAAACAAAGAACTTTTTCACTGCTCATATCCCAAATTACTTCAGGAACATCAACATTTTCATCATCAAGAAATTGCTGTCTAAATCTTGCTGCATATTGTGCTTCACAATTAAAATCAAGCTCCTTCATGAGAACTTTCCTACACTCTTTAGCAATCTCAACCCAGTTTCTACCCCGACTCCAATTCTTATTTTTCTGCAATAATCCTGCTATTTGCTGCATTATGCCCAAATCTATAATAAACAATTCTTTTAAATTAGGTCTTTGAACTTTAAATACTACTTTCTTCTCATCTTTTAAAGTCGCCCTATGGACCTGAGCTAGTGATGCTGATCCAACCGGATTACATATTATTTGATCTATTTCATTAAACTTAGATCCTAGTTCTTCTCTTATAGTTTCTTCAACTTGCGCAAATGAAAAATTAGGAACTTGATCCTGCAATTTAGACAATTCCTGTATCCAGGTATTAGGAATTAAATCTGGTCTTGCTGATAATAATTGTCCAATTTTAATAAATGCTGATCCAAGCTTTATTAATTGATTAGTAAACCACCTTGCTCTTTTAATTTGGACCCTAATTTTTTCATTATTCTTAGTTTGGAAAATTGTAAATCTAATATTATCTATCCATAAATTCATTAAAAGCGAAATCAGAGTTATCCAAATAAGAAAGGCCCTCTTCAATTTTTTTAAACGATAATGAAGAATGTGATAACTCATTTAATTTGATTATTTATAGTTTTATTAAAGAAATCAATTTGCTTATCTATACCTTCAATTTCATTTAAAGCTTTTTTTATTTTGGAATCTTGATCAGTATTTTTAGACTCATTTTCTTGCATATTTTCGGCTTTTTCCAGTCTTGATGCCTCTTCGATTATGGATTCTTTTAAACTATCAAATTCTTTTTTGAGAATTTCTGGAGCATCCTGAGCAATATTTGTTGCTTCTTCAATTTTTTCAACCAATATTTCGTTTAATTTTTCGGTTACTTTCTTAATGGCAGCTTTTAAAAGGTAATCAGAGTTGGTCATGAAAAATATAATGTTTCAAAGGCAATTGATTTTTCGATATGACTTAATAATAGATCAATACAGAACATTTCACGTAACTGAACATTTTGATAATTAATTTTTTATATTTTTCCTATGTAAGTTTGTTTCTATATTAAGCTTTTTTCTCTTTTTTCTTTTAACTTATATCTATATAACGGTTCAGGTATTTACTTTCAAAATATCT
This region of Prochlorococcus sp. MIT 0604 genomic DNA includes:
- a CDS encoding AarF/ABC1/UbiB kinase family protein, which encodes MSYHILHYRLKKLKRAFLIWITLISLLMNLWIDNIRFTIFQTKNNEKIRVQIKRARWFTNQLIKLGSAFIKIGQLLSARPDLIPNTWIQELSKLQDQVPNFSFAQVEETIREELGSKFNEIDQIICNPVGSASLAQVHRATLKDEKKVVFKVQRPNLKELFIIDLGIMQQIAGLLQKNKNWSRGRNWVEIAKECRKVLMKELDFNCEAQYAARFRQQFLDDENVDVPEVIWDMSSEKVLCLSYLEGTKISDLEKLQSQEIDLPKIAEIGAISYLKQLVNYGFFHADPHPGNLAVSNEGKLIFYDFGMMGNISNNLQTRLGGMVKAAALRDASSLVSQLQLAGLISKDIDVGPVRRLVRLMLKEALTPPFSSNIIEKLSGDLYELVYETPFQLPVDLIFVMRALSTFEGVGRMLDPGFNLVSVTKPYLIELMTSNNQTPNDLINQFGRQVGELGSKAVGIPKRIDESLERLEQGDLQLQIRMGESDRQFKKMFTAQKTLGHSILIGSLSIASALLVTNKQNNLALLPLFFALPISIDWIKCQLSMRKGSRLEKLKR
- the eno gene encoding phosphopyruvate hydratase, whose amino-acid sequence is MKETIDFLIDTVESRQVLDSRGNPTVEAEVFLECGASGRAIVPSGASTGAHEAHELRDGGSKYMGKGVLNAVNKIHETISPALCGLSALDQTAVDTLMIEIDGTPNKSNLGANSILAVSLATARASANALDIPLYRYLGDPLSNLLPVPLMNVINGGAHAPNSLDFQEFMLVPHGVNNFSESLRMGTEIFHSLKSLLDQKGLSTAVGDEGGFAPNLSSSEEAGDLLLEAIQKAGFKPGEQVSLALDAASTEFYSDGIYKYEGKSLNSSEMISYLSRLVSNYPIVSIEDGLAEDDWEGWSELNKELGNKVQLVGDDLFVTNTERLRKGIMEKSANSILIKVNQIGTLTETLEAIELAKMSGFTSVISHRSGETEDTTIADLSVATRSGQIKTGSLSRSERIAKYNRLLRIEEELGNQARFAGALGLGPKNI